In a genomic window of Streptomyces koelreuteriae:
- a CDS encoding TauD/TfdA family dioxygenase, which translates to MLSALFRKNRATTTETTDGFPVLDAEDIPDARAALRELVGEHGAVTVRGLGLRTPDDVESVLRRVAERPVTEREAFAARDRHADGVYSSSAWPPTQPMCMHHELSYAVECPGLLLFACLEPPVEGGATALADATAVLRALPGDLVDRFAREGWLLTRAYNEGIGATLGQSFGTDDRGEVEAYCRAHAIDWSWRPDGSLRTWQHRPAVVRHPVSGRDCWFNQIAFLNEWTMAPEVREFLIDEYGPDGLPFNTRYGNGDPVPPDVVEQINKTYETHTVRRPWERGDLMLVDNVRTAHSREAYRGPRDVVVAMADPVRLGLPGPRPGREAA; encoded by the coding sequence ATGCTGTCGGCACTCTTCCGCAAGAACAGGGCCACCACGACAGAGACGACGGACGGTTTTCCGGTACTCGATGCCGAAGACATTCCGGATGCCCGGGCCGCGCTGCGCGAGCTCGTCGGCGAGCACGGGGCGGTCACCGTCCGGGGGCTCGGCCTGCGGACCCCGGACGACGTCGAGTCGGTCCTCCGCCGGGTCGCCGAGCGTCCCGTGACCGAGCGGGAGGCGTTCGCCGCCCGTGACCGCCACGCGGACGGCGTCTACTCGTCGTCGGCGTGGCCGCCCACCCAGCCCATGTGCATGCACCATGAACTCAGCTACGCCGTCGAGTGTCCCGGCCTGCTGCTGTTCGCCTGCCTGGAGCCGCCCGTCGAAGGCGGTGCCACCGCCCTGGCCGACGCGACCGCGGTGCTGCGGGCGTTGCCCGGCGACCTCGTCGACCGCTTCGCCCGGGAGGGCTGGCTGCTCACCCGGGCCTACAACGAGGGGATCGGCGCGACACTCGGTCAGTCCTTCGGCACCGACGACCGCGGCGAGGTCGAGGCCTACTGCCGTGCCCACGCGATCGACTGGTCCTGGCGGCCGGACGGTTCGCTGCGGACCTGGCAGCACCGGCCCGCCGTCGTACGGCACCCGGTCTCCGGCCGGGACTGCTGGTTCAACCAGATCGCGTTCCTGAACGAGTGGACGATGGCGCCCGAGGTCAGGGAGTTCCTGATCGACGAGTACGGCCCCGACGGCCTGCCCTTCAACACCCGTTACGGCAACGGCGACCCGGTGCCCCCGGACGTCGTCGAGCAGATCAACAAGACCTACGAGACCCACACCGTACGGCGGCCCTGGGAACGCGGTGACCTGATGCTCGTGGACAACGTCCGCACCGCGCACAGCCGGGAGGCGTACCGGGGGCCGAGGGACGTCGTGGTGGCGATGGCCGACCCCGTGCGTCTTGGCCTGCCGGGACCGCGGCCGGGGAGGGAAGCGGCATGA
- the sbnB gene encoding 2,3-diaminopropionate biosynthesis protein SbnB, which translates to MTTLHTVPQTAMADTDTPVVPSFAVIPGSQVKEVLQGREKTVVDVVESTYRLHGSGRTVNPPSSFLRFPDRPTARIIALPASLGGEGRADGLKWISSFPANVASGIPRASAVLILNDPVTGYPFACMESSIISAARTAASAASAADRLSRGRPRPARLGFVGAGLIARYIHTYLEGTGWSFDAIGVHDLSPDSAAGFRTYLEQSGAVGRVTVHGSAEELIRLSDLIVFATVADRPHITEPAWFRHNPVVLHVSLRDLAPEVLLGATNVVDDIDHCLRAATSPHLTERLTGNRDFLLGTLDDVMAGRVTVPAGRPVVFSPFGLGVLDLAVGAYVYDEVARSGQLRVIDHFFHELSRHG; encoded by the coding sequence ATGACCACACTGCACACCGTCCCGCAGACCGCCATGGCGGACACGGACACCCCGGTGGTGCCGTCCTTCGCCGTCATCCCCGGAAGCCAGGTCAAGGAGGTGCTCCAGGGCCGGGAGAAGACCGTCGTGGACGTCGTCGAGTCGACGTACCGCCTGCACGGCTCCGGCCGTACGGTCAATCCGCCGTCCTCCTTCCTGCGCTTCCCCGACCGGCCGACGGCGCGGATCATCGCCCTGCCCGCCTCCCTCGGCGGTGAGGGCCGGGCGGACGGTCTGAAATGGATCTCCAGCTTCCCCGCCAACGTCGCCTCGGGCATCCCCCGCGCGTCCGCCGTCCTCATCCTCAACGACCCCGTCACGGGCTACCCCTTCGCCTGCATGGAGAGCTCGATCATCAGCGCCGCCAGGACCGCCGCGTCCGCCGCGTCGGCCGCCGACCGGCTCAGCAGGGGACGGCCGCGCCCGGCCCGGCTGGGGTTCGTCGGGGCGGGGCTGATCGCCCGTTACATCCACACCTATCTGGAGGGCACCGGCTGGTCCTTCGACGCCATCGGCGTGCACGACCTGTCGCCCGACAGCGCCGCGGGCTTCCGCACCTACCTGGAGCAGTCCGGGGCCGTCGGACGCGTCACCGTGCACGGCAGCGCCGAGGAACTGATCCGCCTCAGCGACCTGATCGTCTTCGCCACGGTCGCCGACCGGCCGCACATCACCGAGCCGGCGTGGTTCCGGCACAACCCGGTGGTGCTGCACGTGTCGCTGCGCGACCTCGCCCCCGAGGTGCTGCTCGGCGCCACCAACGTCGTCGACGACATCGACCACTGCCTGCGGGCCGCCACCTCACCGCACCTCACCGAACGCCTCACCGGCAACCGCGACTTCCTGCTCGGCACGCTCGACGATGTGATGGCGGGCCGGGTGACGGTCCCGGCCGGGCGTCCGGTGGTCTTCTCACCGTTCGGGCTGGGCGTGCTGGACCTCGCGGTCGGCGCCTACGTCTACGACGAAGTGGCCCGCTCCGGCCAATTGCGGGTCATCGACCACTTCTTTCACGAACTGAGCCGGCACGGCTGA